The following are encoded together in the Triticum dicoccoides isolate Atlit2015 ecotype Zavitan chromosome 6B, WEW_v2.0, whole genome shotgun sequence genome:
- the LOC119324051 gene encoding 26S proteasome non-ATPase regulatory subunit 2 homolog A-like produces the protein MSPPENPNGGAAAAAPSEPAPPAKPSSSKGKKKDDKKDDDLSEEDLALKEQLELYVVRAQDVDPGVQRLALESMRQEIRSATSSMTSVPKPLKFLRPHYGTLKSYYETMPESELKKYMADILSVLALTMSAEGERESLRYRLLGSEGDIGSWGHEYVRNLAGEIAQEFQKRQGDDMPIDELMELVQQIVSFHMKHNAEPEAVDLLMEVEDLDLLVEHVDSTNYKRTCLYLTSSSRFLSSPDDTLALDIAYTIYMKFEDLASALRIALLLDNKSIQYVKQVYTATDDLVLKKQFSYIIARHGLAMEIDDEIAADENDKEMLQEIVNNTKLSEGYLTLARDIEVMEAKSPEDIYKVHLIDGRGASSSLDSARQNLAATFVNAFVNAGFGQDKLMTAPSDSSSSGSSGNWLFKNKEHGKASAAASLGMILLWDTDSGLAQLDKYLHSTDTHVVAGALLGIGVVTCGVKNDCDPALAILMEYVNKDDSNIRIGAILGLGIAYAGSQKDELRVQLSAILGDPQATLEVLVFTAVALGLVFVGSCNEEIAQSIIFFLMERSEAELAEPIIRLLPVALGLLYLGKQESVEATAEVSKTFDEKIRKYCDVTLMSLAYAGTGNVLKVQKLLGICSQHLEKGETHQGPAVLGIALIAMSEELGAEMAVRSLERLLQYGEQNIRRAVPLALGILCISNPKVNVMDTLSRLSHDADADVSMAAIISLGLIGAGTNNARIAGMLRNLSSYYYKEAAHLFCVRIAQGLVHLGKGLLTLSPYHSDRFLLSPMALGGIVTVLHACLDMKSTILGKYHYILYIIVLAMQPRMLLTVDEDLKPLPVPVRVGQAVDVVGQAGRPKTITGFQTHTTPVLLAAGERAELATDKYIPLTSTLEGFVILKKNPEYHEE, from the exons ATGTCGCCGCCCGAGAACCCCAACGgcggggccgccgccgccgcgccctcggAGCCCGCGCCGCCCGCCAAGCCTTCCTCttccaaggggaagaagaaggacgacaagaAGGACGACGATCTG TCGGAGGAGGACCTGGCGCTCAAGGAGCAGCTCGAGCTCTACGTCGTGCGGGCGCAGGACGTGGATCCCGGCGTGCAGAGGCTCGCCCTCGAGAGCATGAG GCAGGAGATTCGTTCAGCTACAAGCTCGATGACGTCTGTCCCAAAGCCACTGAAATTCCTccgcccacactacggaaccctcaAGTCCTACTATGAAACTATGCCAGAATCTGAGCTAAAG AAGTACATGGCTGACATACTATCGGTGTTGGCCTTGACAATGTCTGCTGAAGGAGAGAGG GAGAGCCTGAGGTACCGTTTGTTGGGCTCTGAAGGCGACATTGGTTCCTGGGGTCATGAATATGTGAG GAATCTGGCTGGTGAAATTGCTCAAGAATTCCAAAAGCGCCAG GGTGATGACATGCCAATTGATGAGTTAATGGAGCTAGTGCAGCAAATTGTCTCATTCCACATGAAG CATAATGCTGAGCCAGAAGCTGTAGATCTTCTGATGGAG GTTGAAGACCTTGATTTGCTAGTTGAGCATGTCGACTCAACAAACTACAAGAGAACTTGTTTGTACCTTACTAGTTCGTCTAG ATTTCTCTCTTCTCCAGATGATACACTGGCACTTGATATAGCATATACCATTTACATGAAGTTTGAAGATCTTGCAAGTGCATTGCGCATTGCTCTGCTTCTTGACAACAAG TCCATACAGTATGTGAAGCAGGTCTACACAGCAACTGATGATCTTGTACTCAAGAAGCAATTCTCATACATCATTGCACGCCAT GGTTTGGCCATGGAGATTGATGATGAGATAGCTGCAGATGAAAATGACAAGGAAATGTTGCAAGAAATAGTTAATAACACCAAGCTGAGTGAGGGGTACCTCACTCTTGCTCGTGATATCGAGGTTATGGAGGCAAAATCTCCAGAAGATATTTATAAG GTCCATTTGATTGACGGACGTGGTGCCAGCTCCAGTCTTGATTCTGCAAGACAGAATTTGGCTGCAACATTTGTCAATGCATTTGTTAATGCTGGATTTGGCCAG GATAAGCTGATGACTGCTCCATCTGATTCTTCCAGCAGTGGGTCTTCTGGAAACTGGTTATTTAAGAATAAGGAACATGGAAAAGCCAGTGCAGCAGCTAGCCTG GGAATGATTCTCCTGTGGGATACTGATTCTGGGCTTGCCCAGCTCGACAAGTACTTGCATAGTACTGACACTCATGTTGTTGCTGGAGCTTTGCTAGGTATTGGAGTTGTCACCTGCGGTGTGAAGAATGATTGTGACCCT GCACTCGCTATCCTCATGGAGTATGTTAACAAGGATGACTCAAACATACGGATTGGTGCAATCTTGGGTCTTGGTATCGCATATGCTGGTTCTCAAAAGGATGAG CTAAGAGTACAACTATCAGCTATATTGGGAGACCCCCAAGCAACACTCGAGGTCTTGGTCTTCACTGCTGTTGCTTTGGGATTAGTGTTTGTTGGTTCATGCAACGAAGAGATTGCACAATCCATCATATTTTTCTTGATGGAGCGTAGTGAGGCCGAGTTGGCAGAGCCAATTATACGCCTTCTTCCTGTTGCGCTTGGCCTTCTATATCTTGGAAAGCAG GAAAGCGTTGAGGCTACTGCGGAGGTTTCTAAAACATTTGATGAGAAGATCAGGAAATATTGTGACGTAACACTTATGTCCCTTGCATATGCTGGAACAGGAAATGTGCTCAAG GTTCAGAAACTTCTTGGTATTTGCTCACAACATCTTGAGAAAGGCGAAACACACCAAGGCCCAGCTGTCCTTGGAATTGCTCTTATTGCCATGTCTGAAGAATTAGGAGCTGAAATGGCTGTACGATCACTTGAACGTCTTCTACAGTATGGCGAGCAGAATATTAGACGAGCAGTTCCTCTTGCACTTGGTATCCTTTGTATTTCGAACCCCAAG GTAAATGTAATGGACACACTGAGCAGATTGAGTCATGATGCAGATGCTGATGTCTCAATG GCTGCGATAATCTCATTGGGTTTGATTGGTGCTGGTACAAACAATGCCAGAATAGCTGGTATGCTTCGTAATCTTTCGAGTTATTACTACAAAGAGGCTGCTCATCTATTCTGT GTAAGAATTGCTCAAGGGCTTGTTCACCTTGGGAAGGGTTTGCTGACACTTTCTCCATACCATTCCGACCGGTTTCTTCTTTCCCC GATGGCACTTGGAGGGATTGTCACTGTTCTGCATGCCTGCCTTGATATGAAGTCCACCATTCTAGGGAAATATCACTACATTCTTTACATTATTGTACTGGCAATGCAG